The following proteins are encoded in a genomic region of Corylus avellana chromosome ca4, CavTom2PMs-1.0:
- the LOC132178314 gene encoding uncharacterized protein LOC132178314 has protein sequence MDIEELHVAASAYYNNASSEVKQLAREFFESMDTNEDDTVSMDEFVEFFKGYSNNNMYSKNHFTALDRNRDGCLQFREVLTLYYIMKTRGVWCKQCRTCLTGLYFTCVTCFDSADDMTYDLCAACYSKRNFQHPHPSSSFLDSYVLLRSKNGTEANRNRAIVPRPMNNYEPQRASKLQTALRTLEAAISIGSIVTNCSIM, from the exons ATGGACATTGAAGAGTTACACGTTGCTGCTTCAGCTTACTATAACAATGCCTCCTCGGAAGTAAAGCAGCTAGCGCGGGAGTTTTTCGAGTCAATGGATACGAATGAGGATGACACAGTGAGCATGGATGAGTTCGTGGAGTTCTTCAAAGGATACAGCAACAACAACATGTACAGCAAGAACCATTTCACTGCATTGGACAGGAACCGCGACGGCTGCTTGCAGTTCCGGGAAGTGCTGACGTTGTACTACATCATGAAAACCCGGGGCGTGTGGTGCAAACAATGCAGAACGTGCCTTACAGGACTCTATTTCACTTGCGTCACGTGCTTTGACAGCGCTGACGACATGACCTACGATCTCTGCGCTGCGTGCTATAGCAAACGCAACTTCCAGCACCCCCacccctcctcctccttcctTGATAGCTACGTCTTGCTACGCTCCAAGAATGGTACTGAAGCAAATCGCAATCGG GCAATAGTTCCACGACCCATGAATAATTATGAACCTCAACGGGCG AGTAAACTGCAAACCGCATTACGAACATTGGAGGCGGCGATTAGTATCGGGAGTATTGTGACTAATTGTAGCATCATGTGA
- the LOC132178315 gene encoding uncharacterized protein LOC132178315 → MNMEELHIAAAAYYNNSSWQLQQLANDFFRSMDMNRDGLASLNEFVDFFRQCGYHWIDPNFFRSLDRNRDGSLDFNEVLTLYYIMKTRGVWCNQCRACLMGLYFTCVTCFDSADNTYDLCATCYSARSFRHHHPTFLDTFVLLRSKRGLPPGVANPNPALVPQPYAANAPRKNIWWTAFQALETALSVGNIFASCSIM, encoded by the exons ATGAACATGGAAGAGTTACACATAGCTGCTGCAGCCTACTACAACAATTCCTCCTGGCAACTTCAGCAGCTAGCGAACGACTTCTTCCGCTCAATGGACATGAATAGGGATGGCCTTGCTAGCCTCAATGAGTTCGTGGATTTCTTCAGGCAATGCGGCTACCACTGGATCGACCCCAACTTTTTCCGTAGCTTGGACCGCAACAGGGACGGTAGCTTGGATTTCAATGAAGTCCTGACGTTGTACTACATCATGAAAACCCGGGGCGTGTGGTGCAATCAATGCAGAGCATGCCTTATGGGACTCTATTTCACATGCGTCACGTGCTTTGACAGCGCCGACAACACCTACGATCTCTGCGCTACTTGCTATAGTGCACGGAGTTTCCGCCACCACCACCCAACCTTCTTGGATACCTTCGTCTTGCTACGCTCCAAGAGAGGGCTTCCTCCCGGTGTAGCAAATCCCAATCCG GCATTAGTTCCACAGCCTTATGCTGCAAATGCACCTCGAAAG AATATATGGTGGACCGCATTTCAAGCATTGGAGACGGCGCTTAGTGTCGGTAATATTTTTGCTAGTTGTAGCATCATGTGA